The following are from one region of the Carassius auratus strain Wakin unplaced genomic scaffold, ASM336829v1 scaf_tig00215992, whole genome shotgun sequence genome:
- the LOC113096600 gene encoding guanylyl cyclase-activating protein 2-like produces the protein MGQIQSDEDEEVELADIQPLYTKFMTVCPSGALHLHEFRKIFGVQSTSEDEALYMETLFKSFDTNRDNVIDFMEFVAAVHLVLRGKLEDRLKWSFKVYDRDDSGKLDRQEVKRVIKVICQLKKNHIHMTPSNICDRIFELLDENNDGQISLSEFMEGAQKDAWIMDLLKLDTNARVWFRENWGKKT, from the exons ATGGGTCAAATTCAAAGCGATGAAGATGAGGAAGTGGAACTAGCAGACATCCAGCCTCTTTATACCAAATTCATGACGGTGTGCCCAAGCGGAGCCCTGCATCTTCACGAATTCCGCAAGATCTTCGGAGTTCAGAGCACATCAGAAGATGAGGCTTTGTACATGGAAACCCTCTTCAAATCGTTTGACACAAACAGG GATAATGTTATAGACTTTATGGAATTTGTAGCAGCAGTCCACCTGGTTCTGAGAGGAAAACTGGAGGACAGACTGAAATGGTCTTTTAAAGTCTACGACAGAGATGACAGCGGAAAGTTGGACAGACAAGAAGTCAAACGTGTTATAAAG GTAATTTGCCAACTTAAGAAAAACCACATCCACATGACGCCCAGCAACATCTGCGACAGGATTTTCGAACTTTTGGATGAAAACAATGATG GTCAAATATCCCTGTCCGAGTTCATGGAAGGGGCACAGAAAGATGCCTGGATTATGGACCTCTTAAAACTGGACACTAATGCACGGGTCTGGTTCAGGgaaaactgggggaaaaaaacatga